One Actinospica robiniae DSM 44927 genomic region harbors:
- a CDS encoding lactonase family protein — MHSVMRIGAVAAAALTAASICAGAASAATRGSDAARRGIGQVVFVQTDATTGNQVVVYRRADDGRLTRLAVYATGGRGGVLDGSVVDHLASQGSLTYDARHKLLYAVNAGSDTVSVFAVNGSLLRLRQIVASHGEFPVSVAVHDDAVYVLNALGGGSIQGYTVAGGYLRAQRTWNRPLGLDPNATPQFTNTPGQVGFADHGHDLVVTTKANGNNVDVFPLRGDGAPARKPVVNNMPGAVPFSFVTDERTGFLYLTEAGPNAVVSFTVHEDGKLTRQRTASTGGTATCWITESDGTLYASNAGSSTVTVLHAGVDGTMQRVGTTPTDPGAVDSAASSDGRFLYVQTGANGILDEFAIRPGGGLTRIGAQTVPNAVGGEGIVAG; from the coding sequence ATGCACTCGGTCATGCGCATCGGGGCGGTCGCCGCGGCGGCTCTCACCGCGGCGAGCATCTGCGCGGGAGCCGCGTCGGCCGCCACACGCGGCAGCGACGCCGCGCGCCGCGGCATCGGCCAGGTCGTCTTCGTACAGACCGACGCCACCACCGGCAACCAGGTCGTCGTCTACCGCCGCGCCGACGACGGACGGCTGACGCGGCTGGCGGTCTACGCCACCGGCGGACGCGGCGGCGTGCTCGACGGGTCCGTGGTCGACCACCTCGCCTCTCAGGGCTCGCTCACCTACGACGCCCGGCACAAGCTGCTCTACGCCGTGAACGCGGGCAGCGACACCGTCTCGGTCTTCGCCGTGAACGGAAGCCTGCTGAGGCTGCGCCAGATCGTGGCCTCCCACGGCGAGTTCCCGGTGAGTGTCGCCGTGCACGACGACGCGGTCTACGTCCTCAACGCTCTCGGCGGCGGCTCGATCCAGGGGTATACGGTCGCCGGCGGCTACCTGCGGGCGCAGCGGACCTGGAACCGGCCGCTCGGGCTGGACCCGAACGCCACACCGCAGTTCACGAACACGCCTGGCCAGGTCGGATTCGCCGACCATGGTCACGACCTGGTCGTGACGACCAAGGCCAACGGGAACAATGTGGACGTCTTCCCGCTGCGCGGCGACGGCGCGCCCGCGCGCAAGCCCGTGGTCAACAACATGCCGGGCGCGGTGCCGTTCTCATTCGTCACCGACGAGCGCACCGGGTTCCTGTACCTGACCGAGGCCGGGCCCAACGCCGTGGTCTCGTTCACCGTCCACGAGGACGGCAAACTCACGCGGCAGCGCACTGCCTCCACCGGTGGCACGGCCACGTGCTGGATCACCGAGTCCGACGGCACGCTCTACGCGTCCAACGCCGGCAGTTCCACCGTCACCGTTCTGCACGCCGGCGTGGACGGCACGATGCAAAGGGTCGGCACCACGCCGACCGATCCGGGCGCGGTCGATTCGGCCGCCTCCAGCGACGGCCGCTTCCTCTACGTCCAGACCGGCGCGAACGGGATCCTCGACGAGTTCGCGATCCGCCCTGGCGGCGGTCTTACTCGGATCGGAGCTCAGACAGTGCCGAACGCCGTCGGCGGAGAAGGCATCGTGGCCGGGTAG